Proteins from a single region of Ailuropoda melanoleuca isolate Jingjing chromosome 15, ASM200744v2, whole genome shotgun sequence:
- the ATP5F1B gene encoding ATP synthase subunit beta, mitochondrial: MLGFVGRVAATSASGALRGLGPAAPLPQAQVLLRATPAALQPTRDYAAQTSPSPKAGAATGRIVAVIGAVVDVQFDEGLPPILNALEVQGRETRLVLEVAQHLGESTVRTIAMDGTEGLVRGQKVLDSGAPIKIPVGPETLGRIMNVIGEPIDERGPIKTKQFAAIHAEAPEFMEMSVEQEILVTGIKVVDLLAPYAKGGKIGLFGGAGVGKTVLIMELINNVAKAHGGYSVFAGVGERTREGNDLYHEMIESGVINLKDATSKVALVYGQMNEPPGARARVALTGLTVAEYFRDQEGQDVLLFIDNIFRFTQAGSEVSALLGRIPSAVGYQPTLATDMGTMQERITTTKKGSITSVQAIYVPADDLTDPAPATTFAHLDATTVLSRAIAELGIYPAVDPLDSTSRIMDPNIVGNEHYDVARGVQKILQDYKSLQDIIAILGMDELSEEDKLTVSRARKIQRFLSQPFQVAEVFTGHMGKLVPLKETIKGFQQILAGEYDHLPEQAFYMVGPIEEAVAKADKLAEEHS, translated from the exons ATGTTGGGATTTGTGGGTCGTGTGGCCGCTACCTCGGCTTCCGGGGCCTTAAGGGGACTCGGCCCTGCAGCTCCACTACCCCAAGCCCAGGTCTTACTGCGGGCCACCCCGGCAGCGCTCCAGCCTA CCAGAGACTATGCTGCCCAAACATCTCCTTCGCCGAAAGCAGGCGCTGCCACCGGGCGCATCGTGGCGGTCATCGGTGCAGTGGTGGATGTCCAGTTTGATGAGGGACTACCGCCCATCCTAAATGCCCTGGAAGTCCAAGGCAGGGAGACCAGGCTGGTTTTGGAGGTGGCCCAGCATTTGG GTGAGAGCACAGTAAGGACTATTGCCATGGATGGTACAGAAGGGTTGGTTAGAGGCCAGAAAGTCCTGGATTCTGGTGCACCAATCAAAATTCCTGTTGGTCCTGAGACCTTGGGCAGAATCATGAACGTCATTGGAGAACCTATTGATGAGAGAGGTCCCATCAAAACCAAGCA ATTTGCAGCTATTCATGCTGAGGCTCCTGAGTTCATGGAGATGAGCGTTGAGCAGGAAATTCTGGTTACTGGTATCAAGGTTGTGGATCTGCTGGCTCCCTATGCCAAGGGTGGCAAAATTG GGCTCTTTGGTGGTGCTGGAGTTGGCAAGACAGTACTGATCATGGAGTTAATCAACAATGTCGCCAAAGCCCATGGTGGTTACTCTGTGTTTGCTGGTGTTGGTGAGAGGACCCGTGAAGGCAATGACTTGTACCATGAAATGATTGAGTCTGGTGTTATCAACTTAAAAGATGCTACCTCCAAG GTCGCTCTAGTGTACGGTCAAATGAATGAACCACCTGGTGCTCGTGCCCGGGTGGCTCTGACTGGACTGACTGTTGCTGAATACTTCAGAGACCAAGAGGGTCAAGATGTACTGCTCTTTATCGATAACATCTTCCGCTTCACCCAGGCTGGCTCTGAG gTGTCTGCTTTATTGGGCAGAATCCCTTCTGCTGTGGGCTATCAGCCTACCCTGGCCACTGATATGGGTACCATGCAGGAAAGAATCACCACAACCAAGAAGGGATCTATTACCTCTGTACAG GCAATCTATGTGCCTGCTGATGACTTGACTGACCCTGCCCCTGCCACTACCTTTGCCCATTTGGATGCTACCACTGTGCTGTCCCGTGCTATTGCTGAGTTGGGCATCTATCCAGCTGTGGATCCTCTGGATTCCACCTCTCGAATCATGGATCCCAACATTGTTGGAAATGAGCATTATGATGTTGCTCGTGGGGTACAAAAGATCCTACAG GACTACAAATCTCTCCAGGACATCATTGCCATCCTGGGTATGGATGAACTTTCTGAGGAAGACAAGTTGACTGTGTCCCGTGCACGGAAAATACAGCGTTTCTTGTCTCAGCCATTCCAGGTAGCTGAGGTTTTCACAGGTCATATGGGGAAGCTGGTACCTCTCAAGGAGACCATCAAAGGATTCCAGCAGATTTTGGCAG gTGAATATGACCATCTCCCAGAACAGGCCTTCTATATGGTGGGACCCATTGAAGAAGCTGTGGCAAAAGCTGATAAGCTGGCTGAAGAGCATTCATGA